GATAATCCCGCTCGAACCGCTCTTCGATCTCGCGCTCGTCGAACTGGACGATCACCGGCCGCCCGTGCGGACAGGCGTAGGGGTTCTCGCAGTCGTCTAACGCCGCGAACAAGTCGACGACCGAGCCCTCCGTCAGCGACGTGTTGCCCGTGACGGAGGGGTAACAGGCCAGGTCGCCGAGGAACTCGTCGGCCAGCGCGTCGACCGTCTCCGCGCCCGCCTCGCGGTCGCCCTCGACGAACGACGTGAGGACATCCCGCAGGTGTTCTGGCTCGAGCGTCTCCTCTAAGACTGCGGGAACGGTCGTGACGGCAACAGTGCGATCATCGACCTGATTCGCGTAGAACCCCAGCCGCTCGAGTGCTTCGCTGTACCCCGCGAACGCCTCGGCCTCGGCGGCCGTGAGTTCGAGTTCGACGGGTTCGGCCAGCGCCTGCGCGGGCGGATCGCTGGCGAACGCCTCCTGCAGACGCTCGTAGTTCACCCGCTCGTCGGCCGCGTGCTGGTCGACCAGCGCGAGGCCGTCGGGCGTCTCGCAGACGATGTAGGTGTCCCCGAGCTGGCCGAGGACGCGCAGCGGTGGCAGGGAGTCGAAATCGGTCTCCTCGCCGGTCGCGCGGCCCCCCTCGAGCGTTCGCTGTTCGGTGGGGCCGTCGAACTTGCGTTCCGGATCGCGTTCGGGGTGGCGGGAGTCGGTGGTTGCCTGCGCGTCGGGCTGAGGACTCGAGGCAGCCGGTTCAGTCGTCGGCTCCGGTTCCGGTGTGGGGCTGCCGGATTCGCTCGAGTCAGTCGCCGACTTCGGCGTGGGATCGACGGGTTGGCTTCCGGTCGATCTCGACCGTTCGGGCCGTTCCGAACGCGGGGGGCTCGAGGGAGCACTGGATTCGACACCGGCCTCCGAATCGGCCGTTGCTGGTTCGTCGCTGGTAGGGGACTGCTCGCCCATCTCGTCGCTCGAGGGCGATGTTTCTGGCTCATCTCCGCTCGAGCCCTCGACCTCCGACTTCGACGGCCCGCGATCGGGTTCGACTCGAGCGTCCCCCGGGGCCGATCGGCCGCGCGGTGCTCGAGACCGCAACAGCCCGTGCTCGAGTAGCGCGGATTCGACGGCCGAATCGACCTGTCGGCGGACGGCATCGTCGTCGTCGAACCGCACCTCCCGCTTGCGCGGGTGGACGTTGACGTCGACGGCCTCGCTGGGAACCTCGAGGAAGAGGGTGACGAACGGGTAGCGGTCGCTTCCTAACTGAGTGCCGTAGGCTCCCATGATCCCCTCGCGGATCGCGTCCGAGGTCACGGCGCGGTCGTTGACGTACGTCGCGAGGTACTCGCGACTCGAGCGGTTCGTCTCAGGGTGGGAAACCAGCCCCGAGACCGAGTCGACCGGTCCCGGCGGGAGGTCTTCCTCGTCCACCTCGACTGGAATCATCGCCGAGGCGACCTCGCGGCCGTAGACCGAGAGGACGGCGGCCTGCAGGTCGCCCTGGCCCGTCGTGGCGAAGACCTCACGGCTGTCGTGGACCAGCGAGACCGCGACGTCCGGATTCGCGAGCGCGTAGCGGGTGACGACGCGGTTGACGTGAGCGAACTCCGTCGCCGTCGTCTTCAGGAATTTTCGGCGGGCAGGCGTATTGTAGAAGAGGTCCTCGACCTCGACGACCGTCCCCTCGGGACAGCCTGCCGGTTCGACGCTCGTCACGTCGCCGCCCTCGTATACGAGTTCCGTCCCCGCCTCACTCCCGTCTCGAGGGCGCGACCGGATCGTCAGCCGTGAAACCGAGCCGATGGTGTGTAAGGCTTCACCTCGGAAACCGAGGGTTCTGACCCCCGACTCGAGGTCCTCGAGCCCCTCGATCTTGCTCGTCGTATGCTGGCGAACCGCGGCCCGCAGGTCGGCCTCGGTCATCCCGTGGCCGTCGTCGGCCACCCGGATCGACTCGGTGCCACCCTCCTCGACGGCGACCTCGACGCGGGAAGCGTCCGCGTCCAGGCTGTTCTCTACGAGTTCCTTCACCGCGCTCGCCGGCCGCTCGACGACCTCGCCGGCGGCGATGCGGGCGACCGTGTCCTCGTCTAGCTCGTGGATGTCTGTGTCGTCGGTCATCGTTGGCTGGATTCTCCCTCGCTCGGCGCGTCGACTCCCCCGATATCGGTCGACGCGACTCGAGTCGCGTTCACTGTTCGCCTAGGACGGGCGGATCGGCAAAGTCCTTGCGTGTCCTCGTCTATGCTTTCCGACTCGAGCGATTCGTGGACCCTATCGCTCGAGACGGCTACTTCTCCCTATCAGTCCTCTACTCCCCAGAATACGGACACCTCGTCGTCATAGAGATGGATATTGAAAATGTCTACCCCTTCTTCCTCCGCTACGACGTCGAATTCCTCTCCCCACGATACGGTATCGGATTCGATCTCGAACCGGTAGATGTCGCGAGTCAGTTCGATCAGGTCTTTGCCTTTCTCGGGATCCAGACTGAACTCCTCGGCGAGTATCTCCTCGTCGTTTTTGTAGGCTCTCACCGTCCCCTGCTGTTGCTGATCTGTCTGGTTCCAGAGCGTGACAGTCGCGTCGACTTCTGGTGACCGCATGCGAGAGAGACAGCCAGAGAGACCGATCAGTCCGAACGTGGCGAGCACCCGTCGCCGGTTCATACAAGAAATCCGATCGATTCGCGTAAAGTCTTTCTGTGAATTCGGACGTCGTAGTGCGGTCAAATCGTTGTTCGTCGAACTCTTACTCTCGAAACCCTCGACGTGCCTTGCTTCTGCTCGAGATCACTCACTGTACGTGATTGGAACGATGTGGGGTGATCCACGAAACGATCGAGTTGTCGATCGTTCGCTTCGAACCGCTCGCGGATTTTTCGTTCGCGTCCTGTAATCACTCGAGTACTCTTGCTCGCATCCTGCTATCGTGGCAACGATGAGTGGCCACGCCCTCCCCAGCCGACTCGTTCGTCGCTTCGCTTCCTCACTCGTCCCTCGCAAGTTAGCGAGGCGTCCTCGCGATTGCTCGGACGCCTCGCCTGCGCGCCAGTGAGCCCGTTCTGTCGGTGGCTCTGCTGAACTGCTCTGTAGCTACCAGAAATTCTCGCTGAATTCAGAGGGTGATTTAGTACAACAGACCCGTTGCTGGAGGCTATCCTGTTACCTCGCCGAAGAAGAATTAATAGGATCGATACTCTTGACATCCCAATGAATAATTCCAGGCTAAGTATCGCGCTCGGCGGAATTGGCCTTATATTGGTCGGGATTACGATGTATCTCCAGCAGAATCTAATCGCAGCAAGTTTTTGTATGGTATTGGCCGTGTTTACCGCCTTACAACTCGTCTCAAAATCAGTAGATGAGTGGATGAACGAGGTAAGTGAGAATATTCTACTCGTAATTTCGATTCTCGCACTCGCATCGGCTATTATAATTTTAGAGTATTCTTAGATAGGTTTGGTAAATGATACGTATGTAGTGAATGACCAGTGTCACGTTTTGGCGCGCGCGGAGGCGCGGTAAACGACAGAACCGCGTCTCGATTCTGCGCGAGGGGCGAGTGAGGAAGCGAAGCGACGAACGAGTCGGCTGGCGAGGCTCGAGGTGCTGTACGGGCGGGACTGAAAGGGCCCGGGGGCTTTCGGAGTGGTAGGGAAACGCGTTCGCCGAATTCGTGTTTACAGAATTTCGAACGGGCGACTCGAGTGGTCCGGAGCTTTCGGGGTGTTCGAGACGTCTTTTCTGAATTCGACTCGCTCACTTCTCGAGCAACGCGTCGCCGCCCTCCGCCACCCCAGCCTGCCCCTCCTCCGGAACCGGAACCAGCGGCGGACGAACGGCATCGCTCGGAATTACGCCACGATACTCGAGTGCGGTCTTCGTCGCCGGTGCGAACCCGTACTCTGCACAGGCGCCAAACAGCGGTTCGATGGCGTCCTGCAGTTCGATCCCACGCTCGTCGTCGAACGAGTCGTACAGCTCCGCATACGTGGCGGGCGCGACGTTCGACCCCGCGTTCAGACCACCGTCGGCTCCCATCCGGAGCGCGGGGGCGAGCAGAGCATCGTACCCCTGGAGGACGACGAACTCGTTGGGTGTCCGGCGGATCACCGACAGCATGTACTCGAGGTCGCCGCTCGAGTCCTTGATCCCGATCACGTTCTCGTGGGTGGCGACGGCCTCGAGCGTCTCGACCGCAATCTTCCCGCCGGTACAGGGCGGGATGTTGTACAGCAGGACGGGCAGTGGCGATCGGTCGGCCACGCGCTCGAAGAACCGCCGGTTCCCGGTGGGTGCGTTAGGGCCGTGGAAGTACGGTTCCGTGACGACCGCGACGTCAGCACCGATCTCGGCGGCGTGTTCGGTGTAGTCGACCGCCTCCTCGACGGTCGTCGCGGCCGCGCCCGCAAGCACCGGTACTTCGCCGTCTACACGATCCACGACGACCTCGTGGACGCGCCGGCGTTCTGCGGGCGTCAGGCTGGCGAACTCGCCGGTCGTCCCGCAGGGAAAGAGGCCGTCGATACCGTTCTCGAGGAGGTGATCGACGAGGTCCTCGAGTGCCGATTCGTCAATTTCCTCGGCATCCGCGTCGAACGGGGTGACCAGCGGCGTGGTGATCCCCTGCAGGTCGTGCTCGAGTGTCATGGGTCGAACTCTCTCCGTCGGAAGTAAACGTCTTCGCTCGAGGCGAGCGTCGTGGGACAGGTCGATCGAACGACATTTGATTCGAGCGAGCAACCGGGGGAGTATGCGACGACTCACCCGCTACGCGATTTCGGTAGTAGTCGGTCTCGCCGTAACGGTCCCCGTGTTGCTGGTCGGATACGATAGCCCGACGATCCTGCTCGCGATTCCGCTCGTGTATGCTACCACGACTGCCATCGCACACTGGGACGCGCTTCCAACCAGCCTGTTCGGTAGCCGAGAGTCTCGAGCAGGGTGGAAGATGGGTGCAATCGCTGGCGGCGTCAGCGCCTTCGTCTGCATCGGCTTGCTGCAGGTTTCGATTCCCGCCGGCATCGCCGGATACGGGTTGCTGCTGTTCGGATCGGTGCTCACGACCGCAGAGTTGGACGTGACTGACGAATCGTGACTCGAAGGCGAACCGGTTCGACTCGAGCGCCACTTCTCGAGCCTTCACGAAGCTATCAGAACCGACCAGTTACTTATTTGACCGTACTCGCCCAAGGGTGTGTATGGACTGGTCCTCCGATCGCCGCCTCCAGCGGCGGATGCTCCTCGCGCTCACCCTCACCCTCGCGGGCTACGGCGTCCTCCTCTGGCTCCTGTTCTGGGTGCTTCCGACGGCGCTCGCGCTGTTTGCCTGCGTCGTACTCGGTATCGTCATGATCGCCAGCGTCTACTGGGCTGACTACATCGCCTACTGGGCGACGAGCGCGGTCGCCATCGAACGCGAACAGCACCCGCTCGTCTACGATCTCACCGACCGCCTCGCCCAGCAAGCCGACGTCCCGCGACCGCCGGTCGCCGTGATCCCCTCCGACGAACCGAACGCGCTCTCGGCGGGGACGGGCAACCGAACCGTGATCTGCGTGACCACCGGCCTCCTGAAGACGCTCGAGGAGGACGAACTCGAGGCGGTGCTGGCCCACGAACTCGCCCACCTCAAGAACAGCGACTCGAGCGTGCTGACCGTTGCCGGGTTCCCGACGGCCGTCTCGATCGTCGCGCTCTCGACGGCCAGCCGAGCGATTACCCCTGCGTCGATGCTTCTGGGGTTCCCGTTCTGGATCGCCACGTACCTGCTGTTCGTCGGCCTCCCCGTCTACGTCGCCAGCCTCCCCGGGACGCTCGTGCTCTCGCGGTACCGCGAGTACGCCGCCGACCGCGGTGCCGTCGCGATCACGGGCAAGCCGTTCGCACTCGCCAGCGCGCTCGCGACCATCCACGGCGAGTCGACGCCGCCGAACGAAGACCTCCGCTCGGTCGCTGCCTTCAACGCGTTCTGTATCGTCCCGACGGCGTCGATGCTCCCGGTCCCAACCCATCCGCCGACCCACAAACGGATTCAACGGTTGCGAGAGGAATTCGCCGACGGGGTGTGACAGCGGTGAGATCGACTCCTCGAGAAGAACAATAACCGACGCTCCGAGAAGTTCGTCGCTCTCGACTCCGCCGCCGACTGTGTCCGGTTGCGACTCGAGTACGAGACGATTGGTGAGGCCGGCCCGCCGCTCACGAAGAGTACGACTGACGGCTGCTGAGAAGGAATGCAGTCGTACCGCTCGAGTGCGCCACGAGCAGGGTCCCGCTTTTTGTCCGCCGAACCCGTACTTGTCCCGTGGCGGAACCGGATCTCGTCCTCGTGGTTGCCGTCGCGCTGGTCGCCGGCTGTGCCACCGGGATCGGCGCGCTGCCGACGCTTCTTACCTCCCGCGTGAGCCATCGCGTCTACGACGGTGCGATCGGCTTCGCCGCGGGCGTCATGGTCGGCGCTGCCGTCTTCGCGCTGATCGTTCCCGGCCTCGAGTTCGGCACGCCCTGGGAGGTCGTTGCCGGCCTCGCGGCCGGAACCGGCTTTCTGCTCGTCGCGAACGCCGTCCTCCCTCACCTCCATCTCCGCTTTCGAGGGCCGCGCGTCGAGGGAACGGCTCCCCGCAGAATCGACGATACGGGCGCCGACGAAACTCCCGAGGACGACCTCCGGCGAGCGCTGCTGGTCGGTTCCGCGGTGACGATCCACAACGTTCCCGAGGGACTTGCGGTCGGCATCGCCTTCGGCAGCGGCGAGGCCGGACTCGGCTTCGCCATCGCGACCGCCATCGCCGTCCAGAACGTCCCCGACGGGTTCGCGATGGCCGTCCCCGCCGCTCGAGCCGGCGTCTCGAGCCCGAAGACGATACTCTACACAACTCTCTCAGGTGGTGTTCCGGAGCCGATCGCCGCCGCCGTCGGCTTCACGCTGGTCGTATTGGTCACCGGCCTCTTTCCGCTGGCCGCCGGCTTCGCGGCGGGTGCGATGATCGCCGTCGTCTTCCGGGAGCTGATCCCCTCGAGTCACGGCCACGGCTACGCCGACACGGCGACGGTGACGTTCGTCGCGGGCTTCGCGCTGATGCTGGTCGTGGATACGGTGCTCGCGGTCTGAGACGTGTACGCTTTTGTTCACCGTGACCGGATGGCGAGTTGTGACCCTCGCCAGCAAACTCCGCGACCGCGACCCCGTCGTCGGCAACTGGCTGACGCTCGCCGATCCGGCCGTCACCGAAGCCTCTGCGCAACTCGAGTTCGACGTCGCCGTGATCGACCGCGAGCACACGCCGATCTCGCTCGAGACGACGACCGAGATGGCACGGGCGGTCGACGCCACCAGAACCGACACCGAAACGCTCGTTCGCGTCTCCGAAAACGACGCCACTGAGATCAAACGCGTCCTCGACGCCGGCGTCGCCGGCGTGATGGGACCGATGATCGAGACCGCGGCCGAAGCGCAGGAATTAGTCGCCGCGACTCGGTACCCGCCCGAGGGCGTCCGTGGCGTCGGTATCGGCCGCGCCACCGGCTACGGTGATTCATTGGCCGACTCCGTCGAGAACGCCGATCCCGTCACGATCGCCCAGATCGAAACCCGCGACGGCCTCGCGAACGTCGAGGAAATCGCTGCCGTCGACGGACTCGACGGCCTGTTCGTCGGCCCCGCCGACCTCTCGGCCGCGCTCGGAATCTTCGGGGAGACCGACAGCGAGGACTTTCTCGAGGCCGTCGACCGCATTCTCGAGGCCGGCCACACCGTGGACAAACCCGTGGCGACGATCGCACTCGAGGAAGCAGACGTCGAACGCTGGCTCGAGCGCGGGTTCGATGCCGTGATGGTCGGCGTCGACGTCGACTACGTACTCTCCGGTAGTAAACGGGCAAAACGGGCGTTCGAGGAGGCCGTCGGCGAGCAGGACGTGGAATAATTCGACGTATCGAATCAGTTCTGCTTATTCCACCAGTATCGAGAACTCCTCGGTCGTCGCGTCCGACCTGATGTCGTCGGTCGCCGTCACGGTGACTGCGTACTGGTACTCACCTGGCGGCGAATCAGGGGGAATCCGAATCGGGACGCGCACCTCGACGCTCCAGCGAGCGAACCGCCAGTACCAGTCCGGCGGATACGACTCGGCGATCCTCGACGGGCTGGGTTCGATCTCGGCGTCGCCTATCTCGAGAACTGCGTGCGTTTCGTCCGGCAACTCCTCGAATCTGAGCCCTCGAGCCGAGCGTGCCTCGATGGAGAGCGTCGCTTCCTCACCCGGCGAGAGCGTCGGCTCGTCGCCGATCACTTCCGGCGGACGAATCCGTCCGAGACAGCCCGAAAGGGACGCCGTAGTACCGATAGCCAGCCCGAGAAGGGGCCGTCGCTTCATGGACGTGCTTCTCGCCCGACGTATTAATTCGTTGTCCAGAATAGCGGGATCGACCGGGCAGTCGATCCACATTCGACGGGAATCGGAAAACGGGCCCGAACTCCGTGCGACGGCCGATCAGAGCCGTTTGCTCACGTACGGCCCGTCCTGGTAGTATCCAAGCTTCTCGCGGTAGTACTCTCGAGCGCCGATGCCCGAAATTACGCTCACTTTGTCGTAGCCGGCGTCGGCGGCGAGTTCCTCGGCCCGGTTCATCAGTCGGGTGCCGTAGCCCTGATGCTGGTGCTGGTCGCCGTCGCCCTCGTCGCCCATCGCGACCTCCGAGCCGTAGACGTGCAGTTCCCGGATGAGTGCGGTGTTCTCGAGTTCCGGCCGGATCGGGTCATCTGGGAACCGCAGCCGACAGAACCCGATCAGGAGGTCCTTCTCGAAGTCCTCGAAGGAGATGAAGTGTTCCGTGCCACCGCAGGCGTCGTACTTCATGACGTCGAGTTCGACGGTCTCGGGTTCCTCGTCGTTCATCCCGACCTCGCGACAGCGGATGCAGTCACACGACCAGCCGTGTTCGTCCATGCGCTGTCGGGCGAGTTGTCGGAGGTTCGACTTCCAGACGCCGGCGTCGATGAAGTCCGCCGGAATGTCCCGCTGGACGCGCTGAAGCCGCGTGTACCGGGGGATCATGTCCTTGATCTCGGCGATCAGTTCGGCGGCCTCCTCGTTGCCCAGCGGTTCGAACTCGCCTTCGTGCCACCAGTCGTAGGTCGCCGTCCCGCGGACGATCAGCGTCGGATAGATCTTCAGATAGTCGGGCTTCCACTGCTCTTCCTCGAACAGCCGGCGGAAGTCCTCGAGACACATCTCCTTGCTCATTCCGGGCTGGCCGGGCATCATGTGGAAGCCGAC
This region of Natronobacterium texcoconense genomic DNA includes:
- the mutL gene encoding DNA mismatch repair endonuclease MutL, producing the protein MTDDTDIHELDEDTVARIAAGEVVERPASAVKELVENSLDADASRVEVAVEEGGTESIRVADDGHGMTEADLRAAVRQHTTSKIEGLEDLESGVRTLGFRGEALHTIGSVSRLTIRSRPRDGSEAGTELVYEGGDVTSVEPAGCPEGTVVEVEDLFYNTPARRKFLKTTATEFAHVNRVVTRYALANPDVAVSLVHDSREVFATTGQGDLQAAVLSVYGREVASAMIPVEVDEEDLPPGPVDSVSGLVSHPETNRSSREYLATYVNDRAVTSDAIREGIMGAYGTQLGSDRYPFVTLFLEVPSEAVDVNVHPRKREVRFDDDDAVRRQVDSAVESALLEHGLLRSRAPRGRSAPGDARVEPDRGPSKSEVEGSSGDEPETSPSSDEMGEQSPTSDEPATADSEAGVESSAPSSPPRSERPERSRSTGSQPVDPTPKSATDSSESGSPTPEPEPTTEPAASSPQPDAQATTDSRHPERDPERKFDGPTEQRTLEGGRATGEETDFDSLPPLRVLGQLGDTYIVCETPDGLALVDQHAADERVNYERLQEAFASDPPAQALAEPVELELTAAEAEAFAGYSEALERLGFYANQVDDRTVAVTTVPAVLEETLEPEHLRDVLTSFVEGDREAGAETVDALADEFLGDLACYPSVTGNTSLTEGSVVDLFAALDDCENPYACPHGRPVIVQFDEREIEERFERDYPGHGG
- a CDS encoding dihydrodipicolinate synthase family protein, whose protein sequence is MTLEHDLQGITTPLVTPFDADAEEIDESALEDLVDHLLENGIDGLFPCGTTGEFASLTPAERRRVHEVVVDRVDGEVPVLAGAAATTVEEAVDYTEHAAEIGADVAVVTEPYFHGPNAPTGNRRFFERVADRSPLPVLLYNIPPCTGGKIAVETLEAVATHENVIGIKDSSGDLEYMLSVIRRTPNEFVVLQGYDALLAPALRMGADGGLNAGSNVAPATYAELYDSFDDERGIELQDAIEPLFGACAEYGFAPATKTALEYRGVIPSDAVRPPLVPVPEEGQAGVAEGGDALLEK
- a CDS encoding M48 family metalloprotease; the protein is MDWSSDRRLQRRMLLALTLTLAGYGVLLWLLFWVLPTALALFACVVLGIVMIASVYWADYIAYWATSAVAIEREQHPLVYDLTDRLAQQADVPRPPVAVIPSDEPNALSAGTGNRTVICVTTGLLKTLEEDELEAVLAHELAHLKNSDSSVLTVAGFPTAVSIVALSTASRAITPASMLLGFPFWIATYLLFVGLPVYVASLPGTLVLSRYREYAADRGAVAITGKPFALASALATIHGESTPPNEDLRSVAAFNAFCIVPTASMLPVPTHPPTHKRIQRLREEFADGV
- a CDS encoding ZIP family metal transporter; the protein is MAEPDLVLVVAVALVAGCATGIGALPTLLTSRVSHRVYDGAIGFAAGVMVGAAVFALIVPGLEFGTPWEVVAGLAAGTGFLLVANAVLPHLHLRFRGPRVEGTAPRRIDDTGADETPEDDLRRALLVGSAVTIHNVPEGLAVGIAFGSGEAGLGFAIATAIAVQNVPDGFAMAVPAARAGVSSPKTILYTTLSGGVPEPIAAAVGFTLVVLVTGLFPLAAGFAAGAMIAVVFRELIPSSHGHGYADTATVTFVAGFALMLVVDTVLAV
- a CDS encoding HpcH/HpaI aldolase family protein is translated as MTLASKLRDRDPVVGNWLTLADPAVTEASAQLEFDVAVIDREHTPISLETTTEMARAVDATRTDTETLVRVSENDATEIKRVLDAGVAGVMGPMIETAAEAQELVAATRYPPEGVRGVGIGRATGYGDSLADSVENADPVTIAQIETRDGLANVEEIAAVDGLDGLFVGPADLSAALGIFGETDSEDFLEAVDRILEAGHTVDKPVATIALEEADVERWLERGFDAVMVGVDVDYVLSGSKRAKRAFEEAVGEQDVE
- a CDS encoding COG1361 family protein; protein product: MKRRPLLGLAIGTTASLSGCLGRIRPPEVIGDEPTLSPGEEATLSIEARSARGLRFEELPDETHAVLEIGDAEIEPSPSRIAESYPPDWYWRFARWSVEVRVPIRIPPDSPPGEYQYAVTVTATDDIRSDATTEEFSILVE